In Capsicum annuum cultivar UCD-10X-F1 chromosome 8, UCD10Xv1.1, whole genome shotgun sequence, the genomic window cAGTTATTGGTttggaaatttttatttttttaaatagatagatagaaaccAACCGAGATACAAGGAGAACCCTTGAGGACATTAGTGGTCGATAGTAGTTTTGTTGAGTGTTTGAATTGAAGGGGATGTAAATGTCTTTAGTATTACTCCCTTAGCTGGTCATGTTTCATTTTACCATAGTCAAATGATATGAAGTTTGactaatattttgaaatatattgttttatcatattgatataaaaaaattacaaattatcagttgtatatgttttgaatttcaatattgtaattttaagatataaaattaaattaatttaatttaaatccaAAAATTAGTCAATAATTCAGATATTAGGAATATCTAGGTGACCATAACTCTCGAGAAGTGAAACATGACAGTTAATATGagacatataataattttaaaatactaatTCAATTTAACTCTGTAGATTAATCAAATTAACTCACGAGAAGCGAAACACGAAAACCAATATGAGAATATGGATAATTTTAGCTCCCTACACTATGTTTAAAGTTTTAAAGATACATCAACTTCCTGCACCACCACCACTAAATGTATAGAAAAAGTCTCAAGTTTATTTGAGCCCAATGTTTCCTTCCTTCCACTTGTCACCTTCACTCCCTCACTCCCACTCGAACTCCTATTTTCCTCTCCTCACACAAATAAATTTATAAACCATTGGCTCTaactaaaaaataggactttctttcttttcacccTACAAGTCCACAACAACTTCTActaataacaagaacaacaacccATGCAACATTTCTTGTTATTTGATTCATATTAATTATACATCCTCATAATAAACTCACTCTAACATGCATTTCTTCTTTATGTTGTCTTTGAATTTCTTATACATAGTTGACTCAATTAACTAGTGTGaagctttttaaatttttttattttttgtttgttgttaTAGTCATGGCTTGTGTTGATGAAGAATTACAAAAGCCAAATTTTAAGCATTTTTGTAGAGTTTGCAAGAAGGGTTTTATGTGTGGGAGAGCTCTAGGTGGACATATGAGAGCTCATGGGATTGGAGATGAGACTGCAAATAAtgtggatgatgatgatgaagctaGTGATTGGGAAGACAAGTATGGAGGAAGTGATCATAAGAAGATGTACCAATTAAGAGCAAACCCTAATAGGCTAAAGAGCACTAAGGTATGTGAGAATTGTGGAAAAGAATTCTTGTCATGGAAATCTTTTCTTGAACATGGTAAATATTGTGGTTcagatgatggtgatgatgatcaGTACTTGGTATCATCACCTGGTTCTGATGGTGAGGAATATGATATTGGTGAAAGAAaaggttatggttggtctaaaaGGAAAAGGTCCTTGAGGACTAAAGTTGGAACTTTTACTTCAACTTATAATAGTAATACTTATTCAAGTGAGCAAGAAGATCTTCTTCTTGCAAAATGGCTTATAGATTTAGCCAATGGAAGGGTGGACCCATTAACCGTCGAGCCGGAGGAGTCATGCGCCTCCGCTAGTAAGGAGGAGGAGAGGCGGAACCCTATAATGGCCTACCTTAATACTCTCGACCTCGTGAATAAAGACAGAGATCTCGAACATCGTAGAAAAAGTGACTTCTTTATCTTACCTAGCTTGGACAAGGCTAAGAGGACTCCCAAAGGATTGTTTGAATGTAAAGCATGCAAGAAAGTATTCAATTCCCACCAAGCCTTAGGTGGACATAGGGCAAGTCACAAGAAGGTTAAAGGATGCTTTGCAGCCAAACAAGATCAATTAGATCATGATAATGATGTGACCACACATGGAGATAATAATCACTTAGAAGGTTCAAAATCATCATCTTATTATCAATCCCAACAAGGGTCCTCATTAGTAGAAGCTtcaaagagaaaatcaaaaatcCATGAATGTTCAATATGTCATAGAGTTTTCTCAACAGGACAAGCTTTAGGTGGACACAAAAGGTGTCATTGGATCACTTCCAACTCTCAAGCTGATCATTCCTCTATCTTCACACCAAAATTTCATTTTCACAATCCCCTTGAACAAATCAATGAAAGTTCAGCCTTGGAGAAACAAGATCCTTTGGACCTTAACATCCCACCAGATGAAGACATGTCAAGAATAAGGCAAGAACGGCCTTGGAATATAATTAATTCCTTAGAAGTTTCCACAGATATACACTTGCATCCATGGAGTAGTACAAATAGTGATc contains:
- the LOC107845517 gene encoding zinc finger protein ZAT4-like, producing MACVDEELQKPNFKHFCRVCKKGFMCGRALGGHMRAHGIGDETANNVDDDDEASDWEDKYGGSDHKKMYQLRANPNRLKSTKVCENCGKEFLSWKSFLEHGKYCGSDDGDDDQYLVSSPGSDGEEYDIGERKGYGWSKRKRSLRTKVGTFTSTYNSNTYSSEQEDLLLAKWLIDLANGRVDPLTVEPEESCASASKEEERRNPIMAYLNTLDLVNKDRDLEHRRKSDFFILPSLDKAKRTPKGLFECKACKKVFNSHQALGGHRASHKKVKGCFAAKQDQLDHDNDVTTHGDNNHLEGSKSSSYYQSQQGSSLVEASKRKSKIHECSICHRVFSTGQALGGHKRCHWITSNSQADHSSIFTPKFHFHNPLEQINESSALEKQDPLDLNIPPDEDMSRIRQERPWNIINSLEVSTDIHLHPWSSTNSDHEKKETKDNVVYHKNRDQNEDVNVKNRDNSHNNNNNNSTDKNNGVRQDNATQIINVEDDDEADSKSKLAKLSDLNDINTISGNPSQWLQVGIGPTPEVKADS